The Nymphaea colorata isolate Beijing-Zhang1983 chromosome 5, ASM883128v2, whole genome shotgun sequence DNA segment CGCATTCAAATAGGATGTTTGATTTTGTGCCCACTGCAGGGAACACCCACCTGTGTACTCCTGATAGGACCCACGTCTGGATTGCAAACAAGGGACATGAAGATCGCATACATTTTGCACTGGAGTACACCTCTTAGGCATTCTCTGCCATTCCACCAACAGAACATCATTCCTGAGATGCTGTTCTGTTCCATTGAATCAAGGAAGCTCAAAATAGACTTTATTGGAACCTGAGGCTACTACCATTTTAGTGCAGGAAAAAGCAATTAATCTGTGAAGACAACTCATAATAATAcaaacatttcaaaaatgattGCCTTGCCAAACCAAGAAGAGAGAAAGCTACAAAGGAAAAGGTATGAACCGAACCTTCCATGTGTACCATGACCAGTTTCACGCAACAGGACAATAATTTGAATAGTGTCGTTGAAATCCTCCTGCACCGCAAGAGCTATGACATTGATGGGGTCATACCGTGGATCAGGTTGCAGTTCTCCCCTTGATTCAGCAAGAATCTAATGAACACACCACATAGTGAAATTCAAAAGTGTACTCATAAGTCCAAATTCAAGGTAAACCAAAGCTTGTCAATTCAAAGAAATAAAGGCAAGTCAGAACCATGAAGACTACAACTCATTGGTTCAATTTTATCTGTTTTGAACAAGTTGCATATGCACCATCTTGCAGGAAAAAAGGGGGGGAAAAAAAAGCAGCCTGATCATAGGCCAAAACAGCATTAAATTCTAAACAGGACTTGAAATGCATCATATGATGCATGAACTATAGACAGAATTGACAGCAACACCAAACTAGTATCATTAATGGGCATAAATTCAGTCATGCATATCATGAATAATGCACTGACTAGATATTTGTGATGAAGTGATCATTAATACAAGGGAGACGTTTGCCTGGTAATGAACTGCCAGCGACCTAATTAGTAATGAACTGATAAAATGAATGTGCATGAAGTCGGTTACCCTTCTCCCTTCCCTCTTCATACATGCAAGACACTGACTTCATTTTTGTTCCATTCCTCAAGATACCTACCACCAATTATATAACATGGGCCATTATGATGGCACATTATATCTGTGGGAAAGGACCTTAGAAATTCATTGATGGCGTAGCATAtcataaattgattttttaattcgtaaaaaaataaaaaataaaaacataaaaagtagAAAACGACCTAATTAGTAATGAACTGATAAAATCAATGTGCATGAAGTCAGTTACTCTTCTACCTTCCCTCTTCATACATGCAAGACACTGACTTCATTTTTGTTCCGTTCCTCAAGATAACTACCACCAATTATATAACAGGGGCCTTTATGATGGCACATTATGTCTGTGGGAAAGGACCTTAGAGCTTCATTGATGGCGTCGCATAtcataaattgatttttcaattcgtaaaaagataaaaaaaaatcataaaaagtagaaaaaaattaaaaaaacatcgGTAAGATCAGGAAAAGTAGAGAAAACTTCagaaaaaatcaggaaaaatgtATTCCATATAGAAAACTCATCACATCTCACAAGCCACAATATATTGAccaaacatttaaaaaagaGGAATGAAAGattcataataacataataacTCCTACTAGCTCATGGCAACACAGGGAGCCTCAAGGTTGGTTCTAATATGTTCTTATACATGACAGCTTCGCACCTTGATGTATTCATACCTGGTAAAATCCGTCACTAGAAAAAATTGCTccaaaaattcatgttttacTGCTTCAAGACACAGAAGCCGACAGTTTTAAACACTGCCACATTGTTCTAAGGAAAATATCGACAAAGATTTTCTTGAGCATTTTTCAATGAAGCaatttttcttaggaaaatgtcgggaaaaatcttggcaaatttaaaaaaaaataaaaaaatcctaaaattataaaaaaataaaatataaaggagaaactaataaaaaggggaaaagaacatcaaaaaatcatgataaattGTGGCATATTCATTTTTGGAAAGACTTTcctgatatttttgttttacttgtttttctcataaatatcacGAGATTTTAGAcataatatttgtgacaatggttttaAATATAAGAGAAATAAAGGCTCACGAGACCTCATCATAGTTGAAAATTGTCACAATAAAAGAGATGTATTAGCCAAAAAATGGGCAACTTGTCTTCACCTCAATACTTAACAAGGTTAGCTGTTGGCCAGCACCATATCTTGCAGGGTCACGGAATCCAATTTGACTCAGAGGAGTAAGTTTCGATTTACCAAGTGGGCCAGATATTTGTGATACATCATCCGCATTGTCATGAGAACTCCTCTGTGAATCATCAGCACATCTATTTGGAGCATATTCTGCATTAACCTCAACATCACCAGCATCATACTCACCACCAAAAGGTCAACAACATAAATCTGGTCTATGCAAGATATAAACTTACTTGACACAGTGATGTCTGAAGTCAAGATGGTGGTTTGAGGGACCAAAGCAGTACACATATTTTCAGATTCTGAAGATGTTTTCCCAAATTCAGGATTAATCCTCAACAGTTTTCCTTTCTCAACAATTTCCACATCACAGTGAACTGGTTTCTGAAGCCAGTTATTAACAGAGGCAGGAGAGGGTGGTGAGAGAGCGGGAGTCAACATAAATAAAAGTGAGCCATCATTTAGACAATGTGTTGGAACTCCATGGATCACATCTGCAAGCTGGGGAATTCCCATATCATCACTGCAACACTTCTCcacttcatttttgttttccatcaAAAAGGGGAGCATATTCACTGGGACAAACAATCAGGCACAATTAAATATGCTACAAGTTAATCAGGACAGTGGTAACAGTTTCTAGCTAAGACGCAAGTcccaaaaagagagagagagagagagagagagattgctcCATTAACTTTTCTCATGAATTGCTAAGATACATTAAACAAAACCTCTTATTCTTATCCACAACTTTCAATGGCAAGTGACGAGAAAACcccacaaagcactcgcaactttGAATGCTGAAAGAAGTGTTCAAGGTTTGATGGAtggatttcattttcattatgatactgaaggtcactgattcagTTCAAACAAAACGACATCCCGAAGGACAAGGAGAGCATCGAGAGGTTGAATCCATAGTCAATCAAATTGCATAGACATAGATTCGGATTGATGGACAAATGCCAGGATTGAAAACCGATTGACTCTAACTTGGAGTTGGATGCTCTCACACAAGTTGTGATGAGCCTCCTTGTAGAAGGACATAACTCCATGTCTATTCCAATGTCAAAATCTCCCATTTTAGTAAAAAACTGGCCCGGTTGGCAATACCGCGAGGAGCTACACGTACCCTAAGTGAACTCCATGCCTAAAATGTCTAGACAAGATTAGGGTGTCCCTGTACAGTTTCAACTACGGGCAGATGAAACTCTTACAAGCTCATAATTAGCATAACAGCATATAACCTACCTTTAAGTGCATTTGACAAGCTTTAGCAAAGATTAATCAATGACCAAGGCAATCAATCGTCAGGTAATCTACTTTGTTACTGTCGAAAAAAATAACGAAGCTAGAAATGTATGCCAACTTTATATTCCCCTAGTGACACATGAGAATgcacaaacaaaacaaattgctGATGCAATAGCACAGCCAAGATATTGTTGAAATGCTCCAGTTGCTGATGTATGGCCACTCTCAATCTTTGTTCAAGTGCAAGGGTTTATAAGCTTAAGCCATGTTATGTATATGCCACATCTCAGACACATTGGTTTAGATGGTTTTATACAAATTAACAAAGATAACCAAAATCAATGAGCTAAATACAGCTTGCATAATGAAGTATTAATGTACATTAAGCAGCATATGAAAGACATTGTTGCCTAACAATCTTTGACCACCACAAGAAAACACCCAACCATAGTCAGTACGAATCTATAATTCTCAAGTATTAGGACAACAATCACATGGACGGCTCTTCTTAACCTAGGATAAAGATTAAGATCACATTGCACATATATACTAATAGGTCAACCTGATCATGCGAGTAACACTACTAATAGGCATATTTGATTTTGCTGGCAGTCAAAAGACCAAATCATATTGTTCAGTCAATTAAAGAGGGTTAGGTGCATGAAATGGTACTGATTAAACTTCCTATAAAGAAGCATCAGCAGATATTCTAACAATTGATAGTCCATACTGACGAACTACTTGAATAAGGTTCCAGCAACCATAATGAAAATTCACGGCCATGGGTGCTGGATTTCAGTCAAACACTTGGCCGGTAAAATGAGCAGAATATCATTGCAAATGGGGACAAAGACAAATCCAGTATTTCAGGAAGGCATGTGTTTGAAGTACTTACAGTCTGTTAACGAGTCATGACTTCCAATATCAGCAGGATTACCTTTGCAGGTGAAAAGCTCACTGTCAGTATTCTGTCTTAATTGTTCTAAAGTAGGTGGTTTTTTGGCAAAAGCCATCATGATAGGATCCATTCTGGAACTCTGGCTGCATTGATCATGAGATGGTGACACTACAGAAAGTTTAGCATCCATAGCCGCATCCTGGAGGTCCTTAACTGGTACAGGGCAGTGGGATAGAACAGGGGTACCTTCCATGATATTCCTGGATTCACAAACAATTTTCAAGCAGGAACTTTTAGAAGACCCATCAAGAAAACATTCATCAGATGACAATTCCTGGACAGCATAAGATGTATGTGGCTCAAGACTTTCTGTCAACTCAGTGGGAACTTTTGAACTGAAAGCATGGATGGTGGCCGAGCCAAGATCAAGGTCACTGTCAATGGGTCCATATTTACAACAGTCAACCGGCTTCCATTCTCTGGAAAAAACAGTCCGAGGAGAAACCGAAGATTCTCCATACAGTATAGACTGGCCTATAGGTGATGATTTTCTGGTTTTTATGTCATCCAGATTGTTCTGCCCCTTGTTGATCCCATCAATGCAATCATGCTTGGTCGCCAGGTCCAAAGGTGGTTTATTCTTATCCAGGCCATCTAAAGGCAACACCCCATACCTGTGAAGTTTGCTATTAAAATGCTTCAGTTTGCAGTCTTTCAGCTCCATTCCTGACTTGACCGATGAGCTCAGATGAGCTAATTTTAGAGAGGAATAAGCATTTTGGGCCACTACATTATTATCATTTTCCTCAAGATGGGAAGATGTACTTTTATGTATTCTTTTACCAGGATCATGCTTCTTAGCAGACTCATGGCAGGTATTTTCTGACATTAGTTGATGGTGAttcctcttcctcctcatcAAGTCCCTCAAAGAAGAAGCTTCATTCACTTCTCTCAAAATAGATATCTCATCAAAACCACCAGCAGCAGATACACCATGCTCATGCCCACCCTTATTCATCGGACATGCTGTAGAACAACCGTTACTTTCAGGAATGTGACATTCAGCAGGCACATCATACACCGGACACCTTGGATGAAATCCAACCACTGAAAAAGGCAAGGAACACTGTAATTGCTGATTGGATTTGCATCCATCAATCGAACAACTAAAATCAACACTTGGCATCTCTTCCTGAGAATTTCTTTCATATGCTTTGCTCCCCATTTCTGGTTCATCACATGAACCATCCATCTGAGGAATTAAATTTACTGGTGAAGGAGGAGCAAGATGATGAGGATTATCCAAATATATCTGCTCTTCAAACCCCTTAAAGTTCAGGGCATCCTCAACTGAGTCAAGTATGTCCTGACATTCCTGCTGGGACTCAATCTCATACTCTGAGTAAGCTTTTTCCAGAACTTCACCGACTGTAGCAGCTGGTAGTAGAGGGTTCAAGACACATTCATGGGCAAGCTCATCATCGGAGTCTATATCTTCCTTTGCTTGGGAAGAAGCAAGCCATTTAAGAAGCCCAAGTGCCTCAATATCGCCAACCTGAAGCCACAAGTCATGAGttagaaatatttttaaatagcTGTACCTATGAGTAAAGTAAAGtttcagaaaattttggaaGCACAAATCCATGTCCAGTGAAAATCCCCACTCAAGGATTTATGCGAGTAAGCACTAACCAAATACATTATAACATTGTATAGAAGTTTGGATCACCAGATGAATCAAGAATAACTTGGCAAATACttaaaatatgtgtgtgtgtgtgtgtgtataagaaGAATTTGTTATTGTATATGAGAGTTTTTGCAAATTTGCAAGTTCTCCAAGCATTTATTTGTaagtttaaaaattcaaatttttgtaaTATAAAACCCCTGAGAAGGGGGATTAGAGAAATTTTACCAAAAGAACTACAAATAAGGGGGCAAAGGGTCTCTAGTCTCTACCCAAACGTTTGGCCAATCTCCCTCTCTTTACCTATCGTCCTAAAGATGTGTCCTCTCCCAAAAATGGcaagtatctctctctctctctctctccctctctctctctctctctccttttatggaattgaaagaaaaagaaaaccaagagCCCATACTCGAAGAAGACTTTTACCACATGTGGgagaaaaatgttttccttgcatgggagagagagagagaacaggcCAGGATATGTCTCATACCTTATTGCCATGTCAACATACCGACACCGACATGGGTATGAGACCATTTTGCCATATTCATGGCACTTAGTTGAGCCAATGTTAAACCACCATGTACTCATTCCTCTCATTCATGTTATGTTGTCAACTTCTCCAAGATATACGTTTGACCATGACAACAACTAACATACAGTCCAGGAGATTATATCTCCAAATGTAAAAATCTTTTACACAATCAAAGACATCTCAAACCCACAGTTCCCGTGAAGTAAGCAGCATTTGTACCTCGTTAgttgattttaaaaattcatcagCACTACTTTTCAGCTCCAGATTATGCCCCATCATCACCTTCTGCAAACAACGATCACCCTTTAGCATATGATGTAGAAGATACAAAAGAATATACATGCAAACAACTGCACTCAACCATATATTCACCACTGACAGGGGCAGCATTAGGAATATCAGCGGACCCAAGAGATGGCTGAGATGTTTTGTTTAGCTCTGAATGATTTATATTACAAGAGCCAGATGTGGAGTCATCCAACAACTTTATGAGTAGGCTATCATAGTCCAGCCCCAAGGAAAGTGACTGCATTACATCTTCTGGAGGTGGTCTAGTGGTATCACATGAAACTAATTCCAGAATTCCAGACCTGGCCTGTTCTTCCTGTTCATGATGACACCTTTCAAGTTCAAGATACAAGCGTAAAATCCAATATATTAGCTGAAACATTTACAATGCATACCTCCCATATTGGTATAAGGGATTGGACCATTCTTACATCCGAATTAGCTTGAGAAAAAGCCATGTATAACAAACAGTTCTTATTTAGAATTTCTGCAATGAAAAACAAAGTGAACAAGATTGTTACTTAGAATCTATGCCCCGTAAAATTCAGTGAAACTTAATTCAACTTCCTCAATGATCAGGATGCATATAAATGAGATATCAAGTAGTACCATCTACAGTAGTATCACACTCAAGCTCACACACACTTTGCCTTGCTGGAGAAATATTCTCTTTATCTGATGTGCCCGCCTCAGGAGAAAACCATACCCAATCAAATGAAACTGTCGAAGACAACCAGGGCATAGGAGAAGACACAAAATCTCCACCTTCCACCTGCATAAAAGTTTAGAATAGGGGGGAGACTGAGCCATTAATCAAGGAATAATGAAAAAAGATCAGCATTTTCCATATTGACAGGCAGAGACCACCTGAGTGGTATTGCAACCAGATCTGTTAAAATATCCACTTGCCCTAGAACACAATTCCTGTGGCATTGGACTTCGGAATTTCACCTTCGATAAATGGATGTGCCCCATCCCATACAAATTGTTATCAACCTAACAGAGGCATGAGGATTGTTATCAACCAAGCAAATAAGCTTCACTAAGAATATCCTACAAAAGTTCatgtaaataaatattctacatgtaataaaagatgaaataacatGTAATACAAAATGATGCTAACCTCACCCAGTTATATGTTGCACCACAGATGAAATCTCCAAACATATAACTAGGTACTGCGAGGACGAAAATGtccattttacaaaaatataacCTTAAAACGTCATGAGAAACAAGTAAGGCAATATTTGTAACTAATTAAACCATATAAATTACAAAATCACtgcatatgaaataaaagacTATATTTCATTTAGAAACAAGTAGACACCAAAATAGATCAAATACAGAAATGAACAGGTTTCACATAGTTTTAATTTGCAGGCCAGTTCTGGACCTAATGCAGACTGGGCTCAAATGACATAATACATGAGATTATGTGACACCATCATCTGCTAAAAAAGATTACAACCACTAAAAGTAAAATGGATCCACTAACACCAGTACCAGGCAAATTACGTTTGCCAACCCGCTTACAACTAGATCCAGATAAACCACTTGTATATTGTCCACATCATGTCACATTAGTTTGCATCCTAGGAATCTGCAATTCCAACCAATGGAAGAACCAAGTTATTGAGCAAAAGCATGTTGAACGAGGACAACAAACTAAtgaaaagaaggggaagaaaacATAAATCCAGTTTGCTTTCCAAAGATGAATCAAGGTATCCACATGGCCACAAGATCTTctacttcttttttccctcaaaaGGCCACTTCCTCACCATTAAAGCAGTTCAATCCAAACCAGTAACATATCTTCTTGTGACATGAACTTTTCCAGTTTGTTCATTTCCTCCTATTCCCTCTCCTGGTCCTACTCCAAGTTGTACAAAGGCACATTACACGGTGAAACATTTAAGGaaaattccaaaacaaaaaaaccgaTGAGTCTACAAACGGTGAGAACATAGTATAACACTatgaatgagaaaatgaaaatgctcAGAAAATGTACGGCACTCCCATTTAGGTCCTATAAATACGTAAACCGTAGCTAAGACATGATCTGGATCAGAGTTCTATTCACCTCCACCATATCCACTTGCAGTTAGCTAAACATCAAATCCAAGAATATGGTGCAGAATAAGCAGAGTTTCTCATATGCAATTTCAGATGTTTCTGACATATAATTTCAATAAAGCAGTGACCCACATACATCTCCAACTAACAGGGCATGCTATGGTACTACATTCAGTATATTAAAGAAACAGATAGGAGTGCATACTTTTTATAGGATATGCAAAAAATTAGAGAACCAAAAGATTAGGGAAAAACAAGGGTATCAAAAAGTTCCTTGAAGAAAGTTTGTCTTAAAAGTTCTAAAGCAATCAGAAAACagaatcaaaaaaaaaaaaaaaaaatcaactgaaggagagacaaaaaaaagaacCCAATGACAGATGCAACTAATGCTACAGAAGATGTAAATCAAGAACAACGGAATCAATCTTCTACAAATGTCCTAAGACAAGACAAACTAAATCCttccttcaaaaatttatacagAGCAaccatcaaattttaattgaagaTATCAACCTTGGACCTTACCAACTATTAGCTatatgcaaaagaagaagaagaatcacATCAGTCTCATCAGCCATTATTAGTTGCACTATCACCAGCAGACAACAATTATTCTATGAAAAgctacatctatattgaatttCAAAGCCAAGAAGAGAGGATGTAAAATAATACCAtaaattgaagaagataaggAATATGTGATTCATGAGGCTGGAAGCATCTATTTAATATTGAACCACCCTGGCAATGAAAAGATCTTCTATACATCAAATGGATTTAGTGAGATGTGTAAGCTAGGAATTGTAACAACATGAGAACCAGTTAGTGCATGACCACAGAACATGAATAAAACATACAAAATAAAGGGAACAACATTTTGAACAAAGGTAAGAAAATCTACATG contains these protein-coding regions:
- the LOC116254148 gene encoding DNA polymerase zeta catalytic subunit isoform X6; the encoded protein is MNHIFLIFFNLWLYFCKMDIFVLAVPSYMFGDFICGATYNWVDNNLYGMGHIHLSKVKFRSPMPQELCSRASGYFNRSGCNTTQVEGGDFVSSPMPWLSSTVSFDWVWFSPEAGTSDKENISPARQSVCELECDTTVDEILNKNCLLYMAFSQANSDVRMVQSLIPIWEEEQARSGILELVSCDTTRPPPEDVMQSLSLGLDYDSLLIKLLDDSTSGSCNINHSELNKTSQPSLGSADIPNAAPVSGEYMKVMMGHNLELKSSADEFLKSTNEVGDIEALGLLKWLASSQAKEDIDSDDELAHECVLNPLLPAATVGEVLEKAYSEYEIESQQECQDILDSVEDALNFKGFEEQIYLDNPHHLAPPSPVNLIPQMDGSCDEPEMGSKAYERNSQEEMPSVDFSCSIDGCKSNQQLQCSLPFSVVGFHPRCPVYDVPAECHIPESNGCSTACPMNKGGHEHGVSAAGGFDEISILREVNEASSLRDLMRRKRNHHQLMSENTCHESAKKHDPGKRIHKSTSSHLEENDNNVVAQNAYSSLKLAHLSSSVKSGMELKDCKLKHFNSKLHRYGVLPLDGLDKNKPPLDLATKHDCIDGINKGQNNLDDIKTRKSSPIGQSILYGESSVSPRTVFSREWKPVDCCKYGPIDSDLDLGSATIHAFSSKVPTELTESLEPHTSYAVQELSSDECFLDGSSKSSCLKIVCESRNIMEGTPVLSHCPVPVKDLQDAAMDAKLSVVSPSHDQCSQSSRMDPIMMAFAKKPPTLEQLRQNTDSELFTCKGNPADIGSHDSLTDLNMLPFLMENKNEVEKCCSDDMGIPQLADVIHGVPTHCLNDGSLLFMLTPALSPPSPASVNNWLQKPVHCDVEIVEKGKLLRINPEFGKTSSESENMCTALVPQTTILTSDITVSKYAPNRCADDSQRSSHDNADDVSQISGPLGKSKLTPLSQIGFRDPARYGAGQQLTLLSIEILAESRGELQPDPRYDPINVIALAVQEDFNDTIQIIVLLRETGHGTHGRNVDGLSCCKLVSCSKEKDLLEHFVELVGSLDPDILLGWDIQGNSLGFLAERAAYLQISLLKSVSRTLGSATKFASGNMKEDRDCRLKNMIQGDMVTDALIAENAIIEDEWGRTHMSGIHVGGRIVLNLWRILRSELRLTMYTLEAVSEAVLRQKIPYISCKILTRWFSSGPGMAQLRCIQYVVGRARLNLEIMDQLDMFNRTSELARVFGIDFFSVLSRGSQYRVESMLLRLAHTQNYLAISPSSQQVASQPAMECLPLVMEPESGFYADPVVVLDFQALYPSMIIAYNLCFSTCLGKLVPAKPNTLGICSYTPGLKVLQEFRDQLLLTPNGVMYVPSKVRKGVLPCLLEEILTTRIMVKKSMKKLTESEKILYRIFDARQLALKLIANVTYGYTAAGFSGRMPCAELADSIVQCGRRTLEKAISFISAHETWNARVIYGDTDSMFVLLKGRTLEEAFIIGQEMATTVTAMNPYPVTLKMEKVYNPCFLLTKKRYVGYSYENPGQTKPTFDAKGIETVRRDTCPAVAKMLEQSLRTFFESQDISKVKAYLQRQWTRILCGKVSLQDFVLSKEVRLGTYSSRTSSLPPAAIVAMKAMRADPRAEPRYGDRIPYIVVHGEPGARLIDLVVDPLDVLDISSPYTLNDLYYIKKQIIPPLQRVFGLLGVDLNRWFSEMPRPVRPTLAKRFAVCGNVPKGRIYSKVGRTRIDNYYTSRHCTICGEIIQGRTLVCDSCSKKGPVVATCMTGTTARLEHDIQHLTAICRHCGGGDWITESGVKCTSLACPVFYERRKIQKELQAVCTVASEAGFYPKCMVEWF
- the LOC116254148 gene encoding DNA polymerase zeta catalytic subunit isoform X8 translates to MGHIHLSKVKFRSPMPQELCSRASGYFNRSGCNTTQVEGGDFVSSPMPWLSSTVSFDWVWFSPEAGTSDKENISPARQSVCELECDTTVDEILNKNCLLYMAFSQANSDVRMVQSLIPIWEEEQARSGILELVSCDTTRPPPEDVMQSLSLGLDYDSLLIKLLDDSTSGSCNINHSELNKTSQPSLGSADIPNAAPVSGEYMKVMMGHNLELKSSADEFLKSTNEVGDIEALGLLKWLASSQAKEDIDSDDELAHECVLNPLLPAATVGEVLEKAYSEYEIESQQECQDILDSVEDALNFKGFEEQIYLDNPHHLAPPSPVNLIPQMDGSCDEPEMGSKAYERNSQEEMPSVDFSCSIDGCKSNQQLQCSLPFSVVGFHPRCPVYDVPAECHIPESNGCSTACPMNKGGHEHGVSAAGGFDEISILREVNEASSLRDLMRRKRNHHQLMSENTCHESAKKHDPGKRIHKSTSSHLEENDNNVVAQNAYSSLKLAHLSSSVKSGMELKDCKLKHFNSKLHRYGVLPLDGLDKNKPPLDLATKHDCIDGINKGQNNLDDIKTRKSSPIGQSILYGESSVSPRTVFSREWKPVDCCKYGPIDSDLDLGSATIHAFSSKVPTELTESLEPHTSYAVQELSSDECFLDGSSKSSCLKIVCESRNIMEGTPVLSHCPVPVKDLQDAAMDAKLSVVSPSHDQCSQSSRMDPIMMAFAKKPPTLEQLRQNTDSELFTCKGNPADIGSHDSLTDLNMLPFLMENKNEVEKCCSDDMGIPQLADVIHGVPTHCLNDGSLLFMLTPALSPPSPASVNNWLQKPVHCDVEIVEKGKLLRINPEFGKTSSESENMCTALVPQTTILTSDITVSKYAPNRCADDSQRSSHDNADDVSQISGPLGKSKLTPLSQIGFRDPARYGAGQQLTLLSIEILAESRGELQPDPRYDPINVIALAVQEDFNDTIQIIVLLRETGHGTHGRNVDGLSCCKLVSCSKEKDLLEHFVELVGSLDPDILLGWDIQGNSLGFLAERAAYLQISLLKSVSRTLGSATKFASGNMKEDRDCRLKNMIQGDMVTDALIAENAIIEDEWGRTHMSGIHVGGRIVLNLWRILRSELRLTMYTLEAVSEAVLRQKIPYISCKILTRWFSSGPGMAQLRCIQYVVGRARLNLEIMDQLDMFNRTSELARVFGIDFFSVLSRGSQYRVESMLLRLAHTQNYLAISPSSQQVASQPAMECLPLVMEPESGFYADPVVVLDFQALYPSMIIAYNLCFSTCLGKLVPAKPNTLGICSYTPGLKVLQEFRDQLLLTPNGVMYVPSKVRKGVLPCLLEEILTTRIMVKKSMKKLTESEKILYRIFDARQLALKLIANVTYGYTAAGFSGRMPCAELADSIVQCGRRTLEKAISFISAHETWNARVIYGDTDSMFVLLKGRTLEEAFIIGQEMATTVTAMNPYPVTLKMEKVYNPCFLLTKKRYVGYSYENPGQTKPTFDAKGIETVRRDTCPAVAKMLEQSLRTFFESQDISKVKAYLQRQWTRILCGKVSLQDFVLSKEVRLGTYSSRTSSLPPAAIVAMKAMRADPRAEPRYGDRIPYIVVHGEPGARLIDLVVDPLDVLDISSPYTLNDLYYIKKQIIPPLQRVFGLLGVDLNRWFSEMPRPVRPTLAKRFAVCGNVPKGRIYSKVGRTRIDNYYTSRHCTICGEIIQGRTLVCDSCSKKGPVVATCMTGTTARLEHDIQHLTAICRHCGGGDWITESGVKCTSLACPVFYERRKIQKELQAVCTVASEAGFYPKCMVEWF
- the LOC116254148 gene encoding DNA polymerase zeta catalytic subunit isoform X7; translated protein: MFGDFICGATYNWVDNNLYGMGHIHLSKVKFRSPMPQELCSRASGYFNRSGCNTTQVEGGDFVSSPMPWLSSTVSFDWVWFSPEAGTSDKENISPARQSVCELECDTTVDEILNKNCLLYMAFSQANSDVRMVQSLIPIWEEEQARSGILELVSCDTTRPPPEDVMQSLSLGLDYDSLLIKLLDDSTSGSCNINHSELNKTSQPSLGSADIPNAAPVSGEYMKVMMGHNLELKSSADEFLKSTNEVGDIEALGLLKWLASSQAKEDIDSDDELAHECVLNPLLPAATVGEVLEKAYSEYEIESQQECQDILDSVEDALNFKGFEEQIYLDNPHHLAPPSPVNLIPQMDGSCDEPEMGSKAYERNSQEEMPSVDFSCSIDGCKSNQQLQCSLPFSVVGFHPRCPVYDVPAECHIPESNGCSTACPMNKGGHEHGVSAAGGFDEISILREVNEASSLRDLMRRKRNHHQLMSENTCHESAKKHDPGKRIHKSTSSHLEENDNNVVAQNAYSSLKLAHLSSSVKSGMELKDCKLKHFNSKLHRYGVLPLDGLDKNKPPLDLATKHDCIDGINKGQNNLDDIKTRKSSPIGQSILYGESSVSPRTVFSREWKPVDCCKYGPIDSDLDLGSATIHAFSSKVPTELTESLEPHTSYAVQELSSDECFLDGSSKSSCLKIVCESRNIMEGTPVLSHCPVPVKDLQDAAMDAKLSVVSPSHDQCSQSSRMDPIMMAFAKKPPTLEQLRQNTDSELFTCKGNPADIGSHDSLTDLNMLPFLMENKNEVEKCCSDDMGIPQLADVIHGVPTHCLNDGSLLFMLTPALSPPSPASVNNWLQKPVHCDVEIVEKGKLLRINPEFGKTSSESENMCTALVPQTTILTSDITVSKYAPNRCADDSQRSSHDNADDVSQISGPLGKSKLTPLSQIGFRDPARYGAGQQLTLLSIEILAESRGELQPDPRYDPINVIALAVQEDFNDTIQIIVLLRETGHGTHGRNVDGLSCCKLVSCSKEKDLLEHFVELVGSLDPDILLGWDIQGNSLGFLAERAAYLQISLLKSVSRTLGSATKFASGNMKEDRDCRLKNMIQGDMVTDALIAENAIIEDEWGRTHMSGIHVGGRIVLNLWRILRSELRLTMYTLEAVSEAVLRQKIPYISCKILTRWFSSGPGMAQLRCIQYVVGRARLNLEIMDQLDMFNRTSELARVFGIDFFSVLSRGSQYRVESMLLRLAHTQNYLAISPSSQQVASQPAMECLPLVMEPESGFYADPVVVLDFQALYPSMIIAYNLCFSTCLGKLVPAKPNTLGICSYTPGLKVLQEFRDQLLLTPNGVMYVPSKVRKGVLPCLLEEILTTRIMVKKSMKKLTESEKILYRIFDARQLALKLIANVTYGYTAAGFSGRMPCAELADSIVQCGRRTLEKAISFISAHETWNARVIYGDTDSMFVLLKGRTLEEAFIIGQEMATTVTAMNPYPVTLKMEKVYNPCFLLTKKRYVGYSYENPGQTKPTFDAKGIETVRRDTCPAVAKMLEQSLRTFFESQDISKVKAYLQRQWTRILCGKVSLQDFVLSKEVRLGTYSSRTSSLPPAAIVAMKAMRADPRAEPRYGDRIPYIVVHGEPGARLIDLVVDPLDVLDISSPYTLNDLYYIKKQIIPPLQRVFGLLGVDLNRWFSEMPRPVRPTLAKRFAVCGNVPKGRIYSKVGRTRIDNYYTSRHCTICGEIIQGRTLVCDSCSKKGPVVATCMTGTTARLEHDIQHLTAICRHCGGGDWITESGVKCTSLACPVFYERRKIQKELQAVCTVASEAGFYPKCMVEWF